The proteins below come from a single Desulfuromonas acetoxidans DSM 684 genomic window:
- a CDS encoding TRAP transporter large permease: MIVTILVLGLLALLGMPLFAVIATGALWGFYQADVDLAVVAIEFYRIAEMPVLLAIPLFTFAGYLLSESQAPNRLVNLTQALIGWMPGGLALVSLAVCAFFTAFTGASGVTIIALGALLYPALRQADYAENYSLGLVTTSGSLGLLFAPSLPLILYGIVAQQLNVGPSISIDQLFLAGIFPGLLMLLLLGGWSCWKNRAIRQPLSEFSWTKVGKAIREAIWELPLPFVVLGGIYSGYFAVSEAAAVTAAYVFIVEVFILREISFRKLPTVMHRSMVLVGGILIILGLSLASTNVMIDSGVPERLFTFVQQTVNSKLTFLLLLNLFLLCLGALLDIFSALVLVVPLILPVAVGYGIHPVHLGIIFLANMQIGYLTPPVGMNLFIASYRFERPITQLYRATWPFLVLLLICVALITYFPQLSMVLL; the protein is encoded by the coding sequence ATGATCGTTACCATTCTTGTTCTTGGACTCCTTGCTCTGCTGGGCATGCCGTTGTTTGCTGTTATTGCTACCGGTGCTCTGTGGGGCTTCTATCAGGCGGATGTCGATCTGGCCGTTGTTGCCATAGAGTTTTACCGCATTGCCGAAATGCCGGTTTTGCTGGCCATTCCGTTATTTACCTTTGCCGGCTACCTCCTCAGCGAGAGTCAGGCCCCAAACCGTCTCGTCAATTTGACCCAGGCTTTGATCGGCTGGATGCCGGGCGGCCTGGCGCTGGTGTCGCTCGCTGTCTGCGCGTTCTTTACGGCTTTTACCGGTGCATCAGGTGTTACCATTATCGCTTTGGGGGCGTTGCTCTATCCCGCGTTACGACAGGCGGATTATGCAGAGAATTATTCCCTTGGCCTAGTGACCACTTCAGGCAGCCTGGGGCTGTTATTTGCGCCATCTTTGCCGCTTATTCTCTATGGCATTGTCGCACAGCAGCTCAATGTTGGGCCGAGTATCTCCATTGATCAGTTGTTTCTGGCGGGTATTTTCCCCGGATTGTTGATGTTGCTGTTGCTGGGTGGGTGGAGCTGCTGGAAAAACCGTGCGATTCGACAGCCCCTGTCTGAATTTTCCTGGACGAAAGTCGGCAAAGCTATCCGTGAAGCGATTTGGGAGTTGCCTTTGCCATTTGTGGTCTTGGGAGGGATCTACAGCGGTTATTTTGCTGTATCCGAAGCTGCGGCTGTCACAGCGGCTTACGTGTTTATTGTAGAAGTTTTTATCTTGCGTGAAATTTCTTTTCGCAAATTGCCGACGGTCATGCATCGCTCTATGGTGCTGGTTGGTGGGATCCTGATCATCCTCGGTTTGTCGTTGGCATCAACCAACGTCATGATTGACAGTGGTGTGCCGGAGCGACTGTTTACGTTTGTTCAGCAGACCGTCAACAGCAAGCTGACCTTCTTGCTGTTGCTCAATCTTTTCCTGTTATGCCTTGGTGCCTTGCTGGACATCTTCTCGGCATTGGTGCTGGTTGTGCCGCTGATTTTGCCGGTTGCTGTCGGCTACGGCATCCATCCGGTTCATCTGGGCATTATCTTTCTTGCCAACATGCAGATTGGTTATCTCACGCCACCGGTGGGGATGAACCTGTTCATTGCCAGCTACCGGTTTGAACGGCCTATTACTCAGCTTTATCGGGCGACCTGGCCGTTTCTAGTGTTGTTGTTGATCTGCGTCGCCTTGATTACCTATTTCCCGCAATTGTCCATGGTGTTGTTGTAG
- a CDS encoding TRAP transporter small permease, whose amino-acid sequence MKRAVHALSRMLRGIEDTLLAVLLAVMVILAVGQIVQRNLFDSGFVWTDELLRILVLWLTVIGALVASRTDQHIRMDVLVRFVPSALQGPLRRVVFVATAVVCGVLAWHSYQFVRIEAEYGSVLLGGYPSWWFQCVIPIGFALICWRYLALAIYPPPQQQETSEAV is encoded by the coding sequence ATGAAACGTGCTGTGCATGCTTTGTCCCGGATGTTGCGTGGGATTGAAGATACCCTGCTGGCCGTTTTGCTTGCTGTGATGGTGATCCTGGCGGTGGGGCAGATTGTTCAACGCAATTTATTTGACAGTGGTTTTGTCTGGACCGATGAATTGCTGCGTATTCTGGTATTGTGGCTGACGGTGATTGGCGCCCTGGTCGCCAGTCGCACGGATCAGCATATCCGTATGGATGTGCTGGTGCGTTTTGTCCCGTCGGCATTGCAGGGGCCGCTACGGCGCGTGGTCTTTGTGGCCACAGCAGTGGTTTGCGGTGTTTTGGCTTGGCACAGCTATCAGTTTGTTCGTATCGAAGCCGAGTACGGGAGTGTGTTGCTGGGCGGTTATCCCTCCTGGTGGTTCCAGTGTGTGATTCCGATTGGTTTCGCGTTGATCTGCTGGCGTTATCTCGCTCTGGCGATTTATCCGCCACCGCAACAACAAGAAACGTCAGAGGCGGTATGA
- the dctP gene encoding TRAP transporter substrate-binding protein DctP has protein sequence MRSKIRLISLVVGALLMAHSGWAATTLKIATVAPEGSSWMQKMRAGAVEIKQRTEGRVVLKFYGGGVMGNEKSVFRKMRVGQLHGGAFTGGGLSKIVPDMMLYGLPLLTRSTAEMNYIRHQMDAQLIERLDKAGLVCFGFASGGFAKLMTQKPVASVEDLKGKKVWVPEGDTVSYEVMEGLGVAPVTLPLSDVLTGLQTGLVDVVATSPLGALAFQWYTRVGYITDMPLVYISGALVVDKRRFSRLTAGDQKVVHEILEAIYQDIDQQTDVDNQQALQTLLGQGLQLIKPADGEYERWNTVATKVIDAVAARGNFPDDLYQQAQQHLSVFRQQHAVVSE, from the coding sequence ATGCGATCTAAAATCCGTTTGATCAGTCTGGTTGTTGGCGCGCTTCTCATGGCTCATAGTGGTTGGGCCGCAACAACGTTGAAAATCGCTACGGTTGCGCCTGAAGGCTCTTCGTGGATGCAGAAAATGCGTGCCGGTGCGGTTGAAATCAAGCAGCGCACCGAAGGGCGCGTTGTCTTGAAGTTTTACGGTGGCGGCGTCATGGGCAACGAGAAAAGTGTTTTTCGCAAAATGCGGGTCGGTCAGCTGCATGGCGGAGCGTTTACCGGTGGTGGTTTGAGTAAAATTGTTCCTGATATGATGCTCTACGGTCTGCCCCTGTTGACCCGCTCAACAGCGGAGATGAATTATATCCGTCATCAAATGGACGCTCAGTTAATTGAACGACTCGATAAAGCCGGGTTGGTTTGCTTTGGTTTCGCCTCGGGTGGCTTTGCTAAACTCATGACTCAGAAGCCGGTGGCCAGTGTCGAAGATCTCAAAGGGAAAAAAGTCTGGGTCCCGGAGGGTGATACGGTTAGCTATGAGGTGATGGAGGGACTCGGTGTGGCCCCGGTGACGTTACCGCTTTCCGATGTGTTGACCGGGTTGCAAACCGGGCTTGTTGATGTGGTGGCGACCTCACCGCTGGGCGCGTTGGCGTTTCAATGGTATACCCGGGTCGGCTACATCACCGATATGCCGCTGGTCTATATTTCCGGTGCTTTGGTTGTGGATAAACGGCGCTTCTCCCGACTTACTGCAGGAGACCAAAAGGTTGTGCATGAGATACTTGAAGCGATTTATCAGGACATTGATCAGCAGACCGATGTTGACAATCAGCAGGCGTTGCAAACCTTACTTGGGCAAGGGTTACAGTTGATAAAGCCGGCTGATGGCGAATATGAACGCTGGAACACCGTTGCCACCAAGGTCATTGATGCAGTTGCCGCACGCGGCAATTTCCCCGATGACCTCTATCAGCAGGCGCAACAGCATTTGAGTGTGTTTCGTCAACAACATGCCGTGGTCAGTGAATAG
- a CDS encoding TRAP transporter TatT component family protein, translating into MKNRMRFVFIFLQLGVVVFLHGCGLSNLGTNLNQAVLNHDDPVMISQALPSYLLMVDSLIEGDPEDEDWLRAGASMYSLYAATFVNESHRAKVLSERAFDYGQRALCSENSDGCGLTNFPFAAFESTLSEFDEDELPAMYSLALGWLVWAQNHSDDWGVVAALPKMERLLERMIELDPMYENGKLWMYSGILYSLRPPAMGGNPDRARQCFEQALLVTEGRDLSVKVAYAQYYARLIYDRELHDRLLFEVRQADVHASDMTLMNVLAQQQAAQLLQSAGDYF; encoded by the coding sequence ATGAAAAACCGTATGCGGTTTGTTTTCATTTTTTTGCAGCTTGGCGTGGTGGTGTTTCTGCACGGTTGCGGCCTGAGTAACCTGGGGACCAACCTCAATCAGGCGGTGTTGAATCATGATGATCCTGTCATGATCAGTCAGGCGTTGCCAAGCTATCTGTTGATGGTGGACAGTCTTATAGAGGGTGATCCCGAGGATGAAGATTGGCTGCGGGCCGGTGCTTCCATGTACAGTCTTTATGCTGCGACATTTGTCAATGAATCGCACCGGGCCAAAGTGTTGTCAGAGCGAGCCTTTGATTATGGCCAGAGGGCGTTGTGTTCAGAAAACAGTGACGGTTGTGGTCTGACCAACTTTCCTTTTGCCGCGTTTGAGTCGACTCTGAGCGAATTTGACGAAGATGAACTGCCGGCCATGTACAGTCTGGCTCTGGGCTGGCTGGTCTGGGCGCAGAACCATTCTGATGATTGGGGCGTTGTTGCCGCATTGCCCAAGATGGAGCGGCTCCTCGAGCGGATGATTGAGCTCGACCCGATGTATGAAAACGGTAAACTGTGGATGTACAGTGGTATTCTGTATAGTCTGCGGCCACCGGCCATGGGAGGAAATCCCGATCGCGCTCGTCAATGCTTTGAACAAGCTCTGCTGGTAACAGAAGGCCGGGACTTGTCCGTTAAAGTGGCGTATGCGCAATACTACGCACGATTGATTTATGACCGTGAGTTGCATGATCGGCTGTTGTTTGAAGTTCGTCAGGCTGATGTGCATGCTTCCGATATGACGTTAATGAATGTCCTGGCGCAGCAACAGGCGGCGCAGCTGTTGCAAAGTGCCGGTGATTATTTTTAG